CCAACATCAACTGCAGATTCAAGAAGACTAGGAGTAAGCTTAGAGTAAGCCACGTTGGAAAAACTTGCTGATCATTATCAAACTTTTTTCAAAGTCTGAAAATATGGTTGTTCTCTATACCccaaaggagaactctaaaatTCCTCCTCATCGTAACTCCAGTCCTCATCTTCCTCATACCGTTTACTGCAACTGTTGCCTGATGGAGCAGGGGAAGTATCATCATCGCCTGATGACGAGCTCTCATCATCACTATCTTCTTCATCCCCTTCGTCACTGGAAACTTCAGGGAGATCTTCATCAGATTCACTGGATGATGCTTCAGGAGCGGCTCTGGGATATACTCTCACAAGGGCTTGTATTTCAACTCTGGGTTCTCCCTCCTACATGGTTCTGGCAAATATATCTGGATTGGCTCTCTTAAATTCAAACCGTCTTCGCAGTTTCCAATCCAGATATCGCTGCATCTTTTGTTTGTCCTCTACAGCATCAGAATCCTCTTCAGTGGTGTTTATCTCCTCCAATGGATATTCAAACCCTGCATCAGAATCTACCTGAGAATCACTCTCAGTCGCACTGCCATACTTGGGCCCTTTCTGGCGCTTCTGAGACCTCTCCTCCTCTTTCCGATCAGCCCTTTCATTATGCTTGGGTAACCATGCAGCAAAAAGTGATTCAGTTTCCTCTTTTTCCTCTCTTCCTCTTCTCTCCGTCGCTGAGCCTCCTCACTTGCTCGCCTATTTATCTCACCCTGAACTTCATATCTCAATCTCATCAATTCATCCATTTCAAGTGAAAAACTTGAGCTCTGGCTCGGTTATATTGATCGGAATCGGCAGAAACTTCCAGAATGGGGTTACTGGAACTGGCCATATCTTGAATTTTTTTCTCTAAACCTTCCCCTTTCTGGTAAATCTGCTAATGGATATGCTAATTTTCTCCAAAACCCCCTTTTAAAGACACAAATTGGTCTATTAACTACCATTTATGGCTTTTGGTTATCAGTCACGTCGCTTGGTTAGTCACGTCCCTTCAAAGCCATGTGTATTCCCTTCCATTTCATCATCATAATTACCTTATAGAAACCTATTTTTAACACCTAACCGTTTCATTAGCCATAAATCCCTTTGGAACTGCCTTCAAGTGGAGTATTGGTAGGTCATCTAACTCTTGCCAAGttttttggggtctaattaaaatATCGTGTTTTATGCAGATTAGAAGAATGCAGCATCAGTTGAGAGGCACCATTGCGGTTTGGGGAATGTCTGCCAGATGAGTTACTAGATCTACTACCAAACCTAAGCCTTCAATTGATCTACAACAACCCTTTCAAAACCATCAATTACAACATAATATTTCCCTCCATTCCCATCTTTATTTCCCAGCCAACAATTTTACTACCATTATTACCTTTGGCAGTTTGTACCATCATACCTACGTTATTCTAAAAAAGACAAACCTATTAAATATCCACCAACCCTAAACTGCGTCAAGTTTATATGCCATTCTTTTCCATCCCAGGAAAACCTACAATGTATTATTGGGTTTGTCCTTACTTGGCTTCCTTATCACCAAACTCACGTGAATATCTCAAATCTGAAGGTGCCCATAAAGCATGGATACGAAAGTGACGTCTCGTATGATAAACCCCTTCCCCAACATAGTCTTTGCAGTATCATAACATCTaccttacaccaattttctcATGAAAACTGTTCAAATTTTAGTCAACAGACTTCTCATTCCCTCTTTAAGGTTCAAACATATAAACAAACAAAACACTCTTGCCTTTTCTTCATCCACTTTGTCTGTGATCAATATCAGTACAATACCAACAAGAGAATCCTTTATCTACAACTGTTTTTTATATTAGTTATCTGCAACACTGATCTCAATCAAACTATATTCATATATATCCAATTCTCTTACCTGATGGAGTTATCAAACTCTACAGAAAACCCTCAAAAATTAGACCAAGATATTCAAACCCTGTCCGCTCAAATGGCTGAGAAATTAACTTTACCATCCTCTCTTGCGGAAACAGTGCCCATTGACAAAAAAGTTGTTCTAGATGAATCTGATAGTAACTTTAAATGGTGTATGGTGGGATGCTTATGTTGTGAAACATTGGTTCCTACATCCTCAATCCGTTTCTACATATGCAATAATTGGCCTTTATCTCAACCTCCTACTGTCACAACATTTAGTGGATTGAAAAGCAAAGTTCTCATTCGTTTCTTAGCTGAAGATGATTTCAACAGAATGAATTCTCAAAGACCCTTGTTTGTTGCGGTTATTTAATGGTGTTAAAAGTGGTTCCAACTGAAGGATGACCAGCAAATCATCAACTCCACCTGTATAAAGAGATAATGTGGTTTATATTATGCAACATTCCAAATGAATGTAAAGAATATGAAGATCTTCAGAAACTTACTTTCAAAATAGGTGAACTAATTGAAGCTCAAGATCCTTTTGGTAAACATCCACTAAAGAAGAATGTCAAGGTGTGTATCAGAATTCCAGTGCATAAAAGCATTACCAGTAGGCATTCCTCTCTTTACCAGTGGCAGAACTCAACAATTTTTGATTGAATGTGGATACGTCAAAGTTCCAAGGTACTTCTGCACTTCATATGGAGTTCTTGATCATAAAGATCAAAACTGTCCATCTTGGAAATTGAAGcagaaaaaaattaaagaaattgaaGCTTCTAGCAGCAAGTATGTTCTTCCGTTTGTCTCAAGGCTAATGATGCCACCTCCAAAGGTAAACAAGCATGTAGACTCTTCCTCTACTGCTTTGACAGATACCATCATGCAACAAACTGAGATTGTGCCAGAAACTCAAATTGAATCACCTGCTATCACATTTTGCAACAAAGGAAAAGCTAAGGACATTGATCAGAGAATGGAAAATACTACTCATAAAGGTTTATCAAATACTTTTCAGATGGGTCCCTTTGTAAACAGATCAACTACTCTGAAGATATTTGATGTCGGTCCTGTCCAACAACAATCGACTCAGCTGGATAATGGTTTACCAATCATTTTTAAACAGGTTACTACTCAAAATGTTATTGTTGAAGCTTCTATTTCTGGTTCTGAGCCAATTCCTAGTGGTCCGATCCATACTACCAACTCTTCAAGAAGATTCAAAACTGCTACTGCTTCAAATACCAACCCCATCATTACTAGAGGAGCTCTTAACACAACTGAGCATGATGCTTTAgcaaatctcaaaaaaaaaagattaacccCAGGGCTGATTTGAGAAAACGTACAAGAGCTAATTCTAGCTTGGTAAGTATAGTGGTCATTCCTAAAGAACATGacaccactaaacctgattatgCTCAATTGTGTCCCCCAATTACCAAATTGGGGGATTTACCTACCATCGATCTTTGTACCCGTTCTCTCAATACCCAACCTGTGATTAATTCTTATGGGATCTACAATGTACATGCTGACAATCCCCCAAACAACAATGGTGTCCGCAATAATTCACATCTCAATGCTGCTACTTCTAGTCTCGATTCTTCCCAAAATGCTTCTCAAagtggtgatgataccagtgcttCTCTTGGAGGTGGGTCTGACTCTACCACTCATGTAAATCAACATCACCCAACCCCTTTAATTGATACTGCTATTAGTACTATAAACCAATTCCCTTTCAATAACATCAATCTGATTGCTTGGAACATTAgaggttttggaaaaaaaatctgcTAATAAGGAACTTAGTCTACTATGTAGGATGTCAACCCTGACATTATTTTTCTCTCCGAAACAAAAATGAACAACGATATGGCACCTAGAAAGCTAAAAAAACATGGGATTCCCTTGTACCTTTAATATCCCTAGTGTTGGTAGAAGTGGTGGCCTTGCCCTTGCTTGGAAAAAGGAAATTCATCTCAACATTGTTACATCCAGTATGAGGGGTATCTATGTTACATCTACTGACATCGTTCActttaagacttgtcatattaaTTTTATGTATGGTGAACCTAATAGTATTTACAAAATTCTTACTGGCCACTTGATAGTCTGTACTGAGAAACAAGTTCAATTATCTTATCCCCAAGGTTTTAGGAAGGCTGAATTAAATAATCTGGCTATGCTAGCTAGGAATGCCTGGAGAATCCTGAAAAATCCTAATTGCTTATTGACCACTGTTCTGAAGGCTAGATACTTTCCTAGAACTGATTTCTTGAATGCCAAGTGCACTGGTAAgtgctcttggacttggaagtgtctACATGCCATCAAAGCACTAATTAAGACTTTCATTTCCTGAATAGTTGGGGATGGCCAATTTATTGACCCATGGTGTGACAAATGGATACCTACTCTAGGTTCTGCTACACCCAACCCTCTAGTTCCCCATGATCCTATCATTAAAATGTTCATAAGATTATCACTATTCCCTTAATCCAgctttgcactcctgataggagggcttgggatctttcaaagaatggcaAGTTTCCTTCTAATATGCCTACATGGGGCCGGGCTCAGAGGTCTTAGGCCCTCCCCTTGTAAAAATCTTTAGAAGCGTATCTGGAAAGTCAGAGTTCCTTACAGAATTCAAGTTTTTATTTGGAGAGCAGCTAGAAATGTTTTGCCCTCCAGAACAATCCTTCAcactagaatgcctatgcataGTGTGGATTAACCTAGGTGTAGTGATCCTCATGAAACTATTATGCATGCTTTGGTCCTTTGTCCCTTTGCTAGCAGAGTCTGGTTCATTTCTGATTTCAGCATAAACacctattttttttcaaaacaagtCCTTCATTGATTGGCTTCTCTTCTGGTTAACTGACCCTCAGTCTAAACTCCCTGATGAAGATCAAAGTTTTTTTGTTGCTATCTTATGGTCTCTTTGGACTAGTAGaaacaatttcatcttccaaaatattTCTGAAAACCATACTACTGTCCTAGCTAGAGCCAAAGCTATGCTTCTCACTAGGAAAACTAGTTCGACTGTTTCTGCTACTACTTTTGTCAGTATTTGTGATAAATGGATACCCCCCTCCTTTGGTTGGATTAAATGTAATACTGATGG
This genomic stretch from Papaver somniferum cultivar HN1 chromosome 5, ASM357369v1, whole genome shotgun sequence harbors:
- the LOC113280545 gene encoding histone deacetylase HDT1-like translates to MASSSNPILEVSADSDQYNRARAQHNERADRKEEERSQKRQKGPKYGSATESDSQVDSDAGFEYPLEEINTTEEDSDAVEDKQKMQRYLDWKLRRRAAPEASSSESDEDLPEVSSDEGDEEDSDDESSSSGDDDTSPAPSGNSCSKRYEEDEDWSYDEEEF